The Pongo abelii isolate AG06213 chromosome 7, NHGRI_mPonAbe1-v2.0_pri, whole genome shotgun sequence genome contains the following window.
cccccttgCATATTGGGAACAACATCACAGGTGGGGTGTAAtgcctctgcgatattgggagtaaaattttcctctcttcccctggacaTTAGGAAGGGTATCAGAGGGGGTGGGTGTACATTCCCTGTCATATTCAACGTAACTTCATCCTCTCCCTCTCAGGGTATTCAGAAAAATAGGACAGgaggggtgtacacccactgcgaTATTGAGAGTCCCATCATCCTCTTTtgttctggatattaggaacaatatcacagggttgtgtacaccccctgtgatattgggagtaatatcatcctctctcgctgtggatattaggaagattttcacaggggtgtgtacaccccctgcgatattgggagtaatatcatcctctccaacCAGGAAATGACTAACAAGGTCACGGGGGAGTGTActccccctgcgatattgggagtaatgtcgtCCTCTCCAAACCTGGATGTTAGCAACAAGATTACAGAtggggtgtacacaccctgcgacATTGGAAGTAACATGATCCTCTCCCCACCTGGATACTGGGAAAGATACCACAGCGCGGGTGTACGTTTCCTACGCTGTTGGGagtaatctcattcttttcctttctggataTGAGGAAGAATATCACAGGGATGCTGTACAATTActtcgatattgggagtaatatcatcctctattTTCCTGGATATTgggcacaaaaacacaaaagggtGTACAACCCCtgggatattgggagtaatatactctccttccctggatgtTAGAAAACAATATCATCAGGGCTGAACACCCCGTGCGATAATGGGAGTCATATTTACACTTTCACAGGCCAtttggaacaatatcacagggggtgtttacaaacaggggtggtgtacacccctgtgatattgggagtaacatcattctCTCCACCTCTGgttattaagaacaatatcctGGCGGGAGGTGGTACACTCCCAGTGATATTGGGAATCATgtcatcctctccttccctggatattcggaacaatatcacaggggggtgtacaccttctgtgatattggaagcaatatcatcctcttccccgatggatattagaaaaaatatcactcatggtgtacacccactgtgatattaggaagaatattacagggtgtacacccactctgACTTTAGGAGAAATAGCTCCCTAAAAGGtcacaaataatatcacagggtatacagtaatatctccctaggatattacaaacagtatcacagggtgaacacccactgtgataaCAGGGGTAATACCTCCCAAGGATACTACCAATAATATCACAAGGCCGTACACCCACTATGACACGGAgtgatatctccctaggatattacgagtAACATCACAGAATGTACTTCCATGGTGTGCACCCacggtgatattaggagtaatatcaacCCAGGACATAACTAATAACACCATGGGGAATACAGACATGATGTACAACCACGGTGATCTTATGAGAACTATCTCCCTAGGATAATACCaataacatcacagagtgtacacacatggtagACACCCACTGTGGCACTAGGACTAAtaactttctaaaatattatgaataacatcaGAGAACATAAACACATGGTGTACCCCCAGTGTAACTTTAGGCATAAtttctccctaggatattacgagtAACATCTCAGTGTGTACACACGTGGTGTAAACCCACTGTGACATTAAGGGTAATATCCCCCTAGGATATGACCAGAAACATCACAGGGTGTCCACCCATGGTGTACACGCACTGTGATGTTAGGaataatatctccctaggatattatgaataataccacAGGGTGTACAGGAACTGTGAAATTAGAGGTAATATCTCTCTAGGATGTTAAGAATCATGTCATCAccgggtgtacacccactgtgttaCTGGGAGCAATAACTCTCTAGGAtagtatgaataatatcacagagtgtacacccactgtgatatgaGGAGCAATATCTCTCTGGGATGTTACAAATtagatcacagagtgtacacaccTGGTGTACATCCACttggatattaggagtaatatcttcctaGGACATTACAaagaacatcacagagtgtacacccacGGGAATATTAGGAGTCGTATATCCCTAGgtgattacaaataatatcacagggtgtacacccactgtgatattaggagtaatatcttacTAGGGTATTACGAATAACTTCAtagtgtgtacacacatggtgtaaaATCACTGTggtattaggagtaatatctacCGAGTAGATAACAAAgaacatcacagggtgtacacccactttgATATTAGCTGTAATATTTTTCTAAGttgttacaaataatatcacagggtgtacaaacagggtgtacactcactgtgatatcaGGAGTCGTATCTCCgtaatatattatgaataatatcatagggtgtacacccactgtattATTAGGAATGATATCTCTGTAGGATATTACAATTCATGTCACAGGGTGTGCagccactgtgatattaggagcaacatctttctaggatattacaaacactatcacagggtgtacacccactctgATGTCAGGagcaatatctccctaggatatccaaaataatatcacagggtgtccaatctctgccttccaggttctaagggattctcctgcttcagcctcccgagtagctagggttacctgtcaccatgcctggccaatttttttttttttttattttcactagagacggggtttcaccacgttggccaggctggtctggaactcctgacctcaggtgatccgtcggcctcggccgcccaaagtgctgggattacaggtgtgagctacggAGCTCGGCCAAGAGTTATATATTCAATTAATTTGGAAAATCAGCTCCCATATTTGAGTGTGCATGtacttttatgaagaaaagatgtCAGAAAGCCTAAGGatgataataaatatgaaaagtaacTGGCATGTGAAAAGGTCTTCCAATGAAGAACTCTAAGGTTTGATTTCGTTTTAGAGAATGCGGTCCAAGCTCTTGTATCAACCTTATACATATTCTACATCAAAGGAATTTGTCGCAAGGTGTCAGAATACAACAGAGTGTATTTCacttcttcttaatttctttcaattagactgagatctttttcttaaagagagaagAGCATcttcattgcattttattttttctgaaaagagtaGGCCGTATTTTACTGAGATCACGGATTTCTTATATATTAGGTTTTGGTCTTCTAACATTCTTCAGTGGATTTTCTCTAAAGTAGTATGTACAGAAGGAGTTGAATAGCAAAAAAGTAAATCATGTAATAATTCTGAGATTTTTGGGTTTGTCACAACTGAGAAATATTGCTGACGGTGTATGGTCCTCAAGTGTGAAAATGTTCCTTGTGAATTTCTTGCATCCAAAATATACACACGGCATTAAGGGctggtttttatctttcatttttccaATCCTCTTTTCTCCCCAAGTTGTCCAAGTCACACAGAGCCACGGAATCTCACAGGTGTCTGAGAATTCCTCCTCCTGGGACTCTCAGAGGATCCAGAACTGCAGCGCGTCCTCCCTGGGCTGTCCCTGTCCATGTACCTGGTCACGGTGCTGAGGAACCTGCTCATCATCCTGGCTGTCAGCTCTGACTCCCACTTCCACACCCCCgtgtacttcttcctctccaacctgtgCTGGGTTGACATCGGGTTCACCTCGGCCATGGTTTccaagatgattgtggacatGCAGTCGCATAGCAGAGTCATCTCTTATGCGGGCTGCCTGACACGGATGTCTTTCTTGGTCCTTTTCACATGTATAGAAGACATGCTCCTGACTCTGATGGCCTATGATGGATTTGTGGCCATCTGTCGCCCTCTGCACTACCCAGTCATCGTGAATCCTCACTTCTGTGTCTTCTTAGTTTTGGTGTCCTTTTTCCTTAGCCTGTTGGATTCCCAGCTGCACAGTTGGATTGTGTTACAATTCGCCTTCTTGAAGAATGTGGAAATCTCTCATTTTGTCTGTGAGCCATCTCAGCTTCTCAACCTTGCCTGTTCTGACAGCGTCATCAAtagcatatttatatatttagatagtaCTATGTTTGGTTTTCTTCCAATTTCAGGGATCCTTTTGTCTTACTCTAACATTGTCCTCTCCATTCTAAGAATTTCATCGTCAGATGGGAAGTCTGAAGCCTTTTCCATCTGTGGCTCTCACCTGGCAGTTGTCTGCTTATTTTATGGAACAGGCATTGGCATGTACCTGACTTCAGCTGTGTCACCACCCCCCAGGAGTGGTGGGGTGGCATCAGGGATGTACACTGTggtcacccccatgctgaacccTCTCATCTACTGCCTGAGAAACAGGGACATTCAAAGTGCCCTGTGGAGGCTGAGCAGCAGAACAGTCGAATCTCATGATCTGTTCCATCCTTTTTCTTGTGTGGGTAAGAAAGGGCAGCCACATTAAATCTCTACATCTGCAAATCCTGCAACTTAGtcacattatttttatggcttgatggcttttattcctttccgcatttcctATGTGAATATTGTTTTCTTCGTTATACCTTTAACTGGAATGTGTGAGTATTCTGGGATCCTTTGTTTAGCAGAAACTTCATGACTGAATCTTCTATACCTAGGCGGCCTCCTTTAGTTTCTGAGCAATAACCCTGTCCTCCAGGTGGAATCAAAACCATCTTTTTATATACATGATGTCCTCACTTCATTTTTGAATTCTCTGAAAATTGACTTTATGGAAGCAATGTACAGCAGGTCCTCCAAAACCATTGGTGCGTTCAAAGTTGTGTAGTTATAATGTTGGTGAGGAATAAGTGGTTTCACTATACCTAATTTTGCTTAAAGGTGAAGTTTCCAAGAGACTTTCaaagatgttaagtgaggacataCTGTACATCAAATTCATACCCTCTTCCAGAGTTCATGTGGAATTTCTTTATAAACTGCATCTAGAGAATCTATTTAGGCAGGTTATGTGTAGAGATCCATGTAACCGGTCCTCAATCTTGGCTTTGAGTCAAATGACCTGGGGAGCTTACAAATGATGAGGCCTGGGTCTCATTACCTGAGATTCTGATTTCCCTGTACCTGTGTgagtatgtggattttttttttttttttttttttgaagcaccAGAGGTGGTTGCAATGACGAAGTTTTTAGAGGCATCAAGCTCCAATGATTAAGAACAGAAGTTAATTGTAATATGATTTCTTCATATATTATCTTTAAATGCATTGTCCATCAACACCATT
Protein-coding sequences here:
- the LOC129047586 gene encoding olfactory receptor 7E24-like, with the protein product MSSSPNLDVSNKITDGVYTPCDIGSNMILSPPGYWERYHSAEDPELQRVLPGLSLSMYLVTVLRNLLIILAVSSDSHFHTPVYFFLSNLCWVDIGFTSAMVSKMIVDMQSHSRVISYAGCLTRMSFLVLFTCIEDMLLTLMAYDGFVAICRPLHYPVIVNPHFCVFLVLVSFFLSLLDSQLHSWIVLQFAFLKNVEISHFVCEPSQLLNLACSDSVINSIFIYLDSTMFGFLPISGILLSYSNIVLSILRISSSDGKSEAFSICGSHLAVVCLFYGTGIGMYLTSAVSPPPRSGGVASGMYTVVTPMLNPLIYCLRNRDIQSALWRLSSRTVESHDLFHPFSCVGKKGQPH